Part of the Oncorhynchus mykiss isolate Arlee chromosome 12, USDA_OmykA_1.1, whole genome shotgun sequence genome, gaccatcttttgtataccacccctaccttgtcacaactgattggctcaaatgtattaagaaggaaagaaattccacaaaataactttttaacaaggcacacctattaatttcaggtcactacctcatgaagctggttgagagaattccatgATGATAACTTtgcgcaaagggtggctacttcggcgtcaggtagcctagtggttagagcgttggactagtaaccggaaggttgcaagattgaatccccgggctgacaaggtaaaaatctgttctgcccctgaacaaggcagttaacccactgttcctaggctgtcattgaaaataagaatgtattcttaactgacttgcctagttaaataaaggtaaggggggggggggaaacgtagaatctccaatataaaaatatattatttatttttttgtttctacatgattccatgtgtttatttcatcgttttgatgccttcactgttattctacaatgtagataatagtaaaaataaagaaaaaccctggaatgagtaggagtgtccatacttttgactgctactgtacatCTGTAACACTCCTTCCTTTCATCAAACAAGATAACGATGAGAGAGGAAAAGGCCAAGTTTATATTATGTTACATAACATTATGATTAGGATGCATTCCAGCTTTGACTTTATTGACTTGGTTCATTTGTTTCATTTTCCTTAAGTGCCAGAATCAACCAAGGCCAGCTCCACGCAGTCACTAGCCACTCCTGGCTCTGTGTCTCCCAGCCCTGGCCCCACTCCACCATCGTCCCCCTGCCCTGCAGCTGGGTTCGCTGTTCCTCCGGGTGGGAACAATGCAAACCGGGCGGCTGTGGCCAACGGACAGCCCCCCACCGGAACTCAGCGCTATATGCCCAGAGAGGTGCCCCCACGATTCCGCTGCCAGCAGGACCACAAAGTGCTTCTGAAGAGGGGCCAGCCACCACTGTCCTGCATGCTGCTGGGGGGAGTGAGCGGTAGGGGAGACGCACCCCCTCTTTCACAGGGAGATGCCCCCAATGCAACCACATCTGGATCCACAGGTGGGTCAACATTGAAATGAAAGGATGTAGTTTGGATCTGTAGTCAGCAGCTAAATTAATATTTGTCCAAGTGTAATTAACGTACTGTTTTAACCTTCTTAACATGGTCCTCAAGTTACCAAGGTATGTTTGCTCATTATCTACAGATCCCAATCTGGGTTCACCTTCTCCTTCACCCCCTCACTCCTCACCCTCATCTTCAGTTGCTGCTTCTTCAACTTATGCAAATTCCACATGGGGGGTGGGCTCTGGCAGCCAGCCCCCTTCTCAGGGCTGGGAGAAGGTGATAGTGGATGGGAGTGACCTTGAAGAGTGGCCCAGCATTGTGGGTGGGGATAGAGTGGGTACCGAGCTGGATGGCCCCAACAACAGCAGTGCCTCACGGACTGACAAATGCACCCAACAGCATCTGAGGACAGGAGGCGCAAGAGCTGGGAGTTCAGACAGTCCCTCCCCACCCCACTCTTCCCCCTCGTCACTCACTGAATGTGTCCTGTCTGGTGTCGTGTGGGGCACTTCCAGTCAGTCTGGAATTGGAGTGGCcgcagcagcaacagcagaggGGCCAGTGCTCAACAATTCCAAAGTCTCCTTTCTTCCTGGGACTCAGGAGAGCCCTCTTCGTGTGAACAGTGGGATTCCTGGTGCCAACTTCAACCCTAATGCCAACCCTTCAGCCTGGCCTGCCCTTGtgcaggatggaacgacaggggtTGGTGCAGCTACCACCGAAGCTGTGCCCTCATCCATCACAACATCCTTCTCTGCCAGTACCACCCATACTCATCCACTCTCCTCTGTGAATCAAGCTAGCTATCAGCACCAACTCCATGAAATGCCTGCCAGCGATGGAGAACATCTCCATGGTGACTGGGGGGGCTTGGGGCCGGAGCTTGGAGAAGGACCAAATCAAGGAGGCAGAGACCTTGTGGACAGTGGGGTTGTTGGAGGGAGCGAGCATCTCTCTGCCTCGTCATCCTCCTCCACAACCTCTTCCTCTTCATGGAGAGCtttgcctcccccctctaacctcaACACAGGTGCCTCTAAGACTGATGGGTGGGACAGAGTAGGGGGAGATACAGCTCAGGAGGAGGAGAAAGCTGGGTTggcaggagatgaggagtggGTCAGGGGAAATGATGTTAGCTCAAATACCCCAGTGGTATCTCAGGGAGCATGGGATGGGGCTACAGAGGAGGGTTGGGGCGGTACACAGGGGTCGACAGATGTCGTCAGTGGTTCCAGCAACCCGGCAATAGGAAGTAGCGGTGGAGgcgagagcagcagcagcagtggaggtagtagtggtggtggtggtggtggtggtggtggtggcggcatATCCCAGGATTCTGCCTCACCAACATTTGCTACTATGACAACAGCTTGGGACAATCAGAAAGGGGTTGATGCTGTGGGGGAATGGGCAGGTCAAGGTGGCAGAGGAAGTGGAGACCCCTCATCCTCCAGTGGAGGAGGGTCCAGAGCTGGGAGTCACAATCGGAACCATGAGCATTCCCGCCACCGCTCCAGCAACCCACCCCCCAACCCTGAAGTGGCCTTACAGAGCATGCTCAGCCGGTCGGACCTGGATCCCAGGGTGCTGTCCAACACTGGATGGGGGCAGATCCAGGTACAGCAGAATGTGGCCTGGGACCTGGATACAGGAGCAGCAAGTCAAAATGAGGGAAGCAGTTCTCCTGCATTTCCATCTCAAGCTGTTAGTTCTACTGGTCGGGCATCTACTTACCCCGCAAGCAACAGCACAATGACTACTGATCCATCTGCTGGGGCCCATATGCCTACTATGATCACTGGTCCTGGCCCTGTACCTTCAAAGGGCGGCTGGGATGACGAGTCAAATTGTGCTCCACCATCCAACATGCGGAATTCTGCTCCCTCCAGGATGCCAGTGAAAGATATTGATGGCAGCCAGGGAAAGACGAGTGGAGCCTGGGGTGACGTCAGTACTTCAGAGAGCCATGGCAAAGGCTGGGGCAGTgaggagcaggaggggagagaccgcagagggggcggaggaagtAACTGGAAAGATTTTGGAGAACAGGGTGGCGGAAGAGAGAGTGGCTGGGGAGGTGGTCAGGAGGAGAAGGGGACTGCAGGGGGTTGGAAAGAgatgggtagggagggaggtggatGGGGACAAAGAGGGGGAGGCAACTGGGCGCAGCGTGAACCCAAGACAGTCAGTGGAGgctggggggaagggaggggcaGAGGTGAAGGCAACACGGACAAAGGATCTTGGGGTAACATAGATGAGGGAGGCCCACAGAGGAGTTGGGGAAGTGGAGGTGACATGGGCGGCAAACCGCACCAGGACTGGTGCATGAAGCCGCATTCACCACAGATACCAAACAGCCAAGCTGCAACACTGAAAGCCCCAAATCAACAGCTACACCAATCACAGACCCAACAGCCACCAGGAGGCTTGGGCAGGTCAGGAGGTCCTCCCACCCAGAACCAAAACTCGGGCTGGACTTCTGGCCCCATCCCTCAGATCCCTGTTGGGCCTGCTGAGGCCCCTGAGCCCAGCGGTTGGGAGGAGCCCTCCCCACAGTCCATCAGCCGCAAGATGGAGATTGATGATGGCACTTCAGCCTGGGGCGATCCCACCTGCTACAACAGCAAGAATGTGAACCTGTGGGATAAAAACAGTGCCCCCTCTGGTCAGCCACCACCACTTCAAGGCCAAACTCAACAGGGTCCACCTACATCCGTACAACAGCCACCACCAAGGAGACAGCCTGCGATCCCAGCTAACCGGGACTCAAACCCTGGCAATGCACCTGGAATGGGTAAGCTATGACTGATTTATTCCTTCGAAGGCCAACAACTGGCATTTGTGGCAGATTCTTTAATCTGATATTCTCTGTATTACCAGGCCCAGGTATGTGGGGAGGGGGTGGCAACCTCGTTGGGCAATCTGTGGATAATGGCACTGCTTCCTGGGGGCAGACTTCTGATGCACCATCTGGCTGGGGAGACCCAGATAACTCAAGCAAAACTGCTGGTTGGGGAAACCCCTCATCTAAATCTGGTAAGACACTTCAAGGAGCTTTCATTGTAAAGCAAATGTGTTACTCCTCAGGACATTGCATGACCAATTTTTGCATGTCCCATAGGTTCAAAGTCGGTGCAAGAGAGCTGGGGCAAAGGAGAGGGCCCAGTTCCAGCCTCTCGACACTCCAGTTGGGATGAGGATGAGGACGTTGGTGGAGTTTGGAACAGCACAGGCTCACAGACCAGCAGCAACTACAACTCTGGTGGCTGGGGGCAAGGCCCCGGGGGAAAGCGAGGCAACATCAAGGTATTTTTGTGGTTAGGGTCTGCTTGCTCAATTTTGTTTTTATATCCTAAGCTGTGGAACTATGAAAGGACATCTTTCTGATTGAGGGATTATGTTTAGCTACATTGCATGTTTCTGTTTGTTTCCTAAAGGGTGGTGGTGGAGAGAACTGGATGAACCCAATGACACGACAATTCCAAAATATGGGACTCATGGTAAGCCCTATTAATTATGTCTCGGAAGAAATGGAATGGATGGTGACAATGCATTTTCTGTTGAAGGGTAGGTAGCATAAACGTAACCACATGTAAAATATGGATTTGCATTAGAATACTCATCAAAAGTCCCAATACAAAGTTGCACCTCACATTTCAATTTTTCGAGTTATTACATAAAACTGATCAGAATGCCAGAAAAAATATTTGCGGGGTGTGACATATATTGGCGGACCCGGCAAGCCAGTCTATTCCCTATAATGCAAGCCCTCTGCCTATATGCTACATAGctttattcaagcctgtctcgaaatacaacactgcctcttTAAGACAAataagctctttacctgactcgtCTTTTAAAggtgtctagaaatgtacatgttttgtgctTTTGTAGGAAAATCACTCACCTATTActgactacaaattatctataaCTGAGCTAACTTACTAACTAGCAAAGgagcttccgagtggcgcagcggtctaaggcacttcatctcAGTGCACAAGgcttcactacagtccctggtttgaatctaggctgtatcaaattcggccatgattgggagtcccataggggtgtttggccagggtaggccatcattgtaaataagtatttgttcttaactgacttgcctaattaaataaaggataaaaaatatatatgaacaAAAATGTGCACGTGACTACATGAGTACCCTTATTCTActtctcctctggtgatgtagaggttaatccaggccctgcagtgccttgctccactcccattcctcaGGGCCTCActtgttgacttctgcaaccgtaaaagccttggtttcatgcatgttaacattagaagcctcctccctaagtttttttaatcactgctttagcacactgcaacccagatgtcctagttgaatcctggcttaggaaggccaccaaaaaccctgaaatttccatccctaactataacattttctgacaagatagaactgccaaagggggctgagttagcctgcagagttctgtcttactatcaggtctgtgcccaaacaatttgagcttctactttttttaaattcacctttccagaaacaagtctcactgttgccgcttgctatagaccacctactgaccccagctgtgccctggacaacaTAGCTggtgggcaatcaattcacatatcttcagagctcgtgtcgttaggtgacctaaactgggacatgcttaacaccccggccatcctacaacctaagcttgatgccctcaatctcacacaaattatcaatgaacctaccaggtacaaccccaaatctgtaaacacaggcaccctcatagatacaTTCCttaccaacctgccctctaaatacacctctgctgtcttcaaccagaatctcagcgatcactgcctcgttGCTTGTGTCTGTAATGGGTCTGCgttcaaacgaccacccctcatcactgtcaaacgctcccgaaaacacttcagcgagcaggacTTTCTAATCgtcctggcccgggtatcctggaaggatattgacctcattccgtcagtagaagatgcctggttattctttaaaagtgctttcctcacaatcttaaataagcatgccccattcaaaaaatgtagaaccaggaacagagagagcctgtggttcactccagacctgactgaccTTGACCAGCAcgaaaacatcctgtggcgtacggcattagcatcaaatagcccccgcgatatgcaacttttcagggaagttaggatccaatatacacaggcagttaggaaagcaaatgctagctttttcaaacagaaatctgCGTCCTGCAGCACATACTCCAAAAAATTCTGGAACacctgtaaagtccatggagaataagagcacctcctcccagcggcccactgcattgaggctaggaaacactgtcaccactggtaaatccacaataattgagaatttcaataagcatttttctacggctggccatgctttccacctggccacccctaccctggtcaacacccCTGCAccacccacagcaacttgcccaagcctcccccatttctccatcacccaaatccagatagctgatgttctgaaagagttgcaaaatctggaccccctacaaatcagccaggctagacaatctggaccctataAAATTATCCCCTGAAATTGTTGcaatccctattactagcctgctacatacagtgggggaaaaaagtatttagtcagccaccaattgtgcaagttctcccacttaaaaagatgaggcctgtaattttcatcataggtacacttcaactatgacagacaaaatgagaaaaaaaatccagaaaatcacattgtaggattttgaatgaatgtatttgcaaattatggtggctttggactttgtcaatcaccacatttttATCGGCAGAGTCGACAgacttggcttctcaaatgactgcctcacctggttcaccaactacttctctgatagagttcagtgtgtcaaatcggaggccctgttgtccggacctctggcagtctctatggtggtgccacagggttaaattctcgggcctacccttttctctgtatacatcaatgatgtcgctcttgctgctggtgattctctgatccacctctatgcagacgacaccattctgtatacttctggcccttctttggacactgtgttaactaacctccagacaagcttcaatgccgtaCAGTTCTCCTTTCGtggcctctaactgctcttaaatgcaagttaaactaaatgcatgctctttaaccgatttgctgcccgcctgtccagcgtcactactctggacggttctgacttagaatatgtggacaactacaaatacctaggtgtctggttagactaaactcacattaacctcttgaagctagggggcactatttttacgtttgaaaaaataacgttcccaaagtaaacggcctatttctcaggaccagatgctagaatatgcatataatttacagattaggatagaaaacacactaaagtttccaaaactgtcaaaatgttGTCTAAgttaaacagaactgatattgcaggctaacacctgaggaaaatccaatcaggaagtgcccctgTTTTTGAAATCTCTCTGTTCTTATGCATCCCTATTGCGCATTTAAAGGGATATTAACCAGCTTCCTTTTTATGTCCCTAAGGTGTCAAGTCTTTAGacacagtttcaggcttttatt contains:
- the LOC110538359 gene encoding trinucleotide repeat-containing gene 6B protein, producing MEDKKKKKEDKKKREASQKVTEQKVKVPESTKASSTQSLATPGSVSPSPGPTPPSSPCPAAGFAVPPGGNNANRAAVANGQPPTGTQRYMPREVPPRFRCQQDHKVLLKRGQPPLSCMLLGGVSGRGDAPPLSQGDAPNATTSGSTDPNLGSPSPSPPHSSPSSSVAASSTYANSTWGVGSGSQPPSQGWEKVIVDGSDLEEWPSIVGGDRVGTELDGPNNSSASRTDKCTQQHLRTGGARAGSSDSPSPPHSSPSSLTECVLSGVVWGTSSQSGIGVAAAATAEGPVLNNSKVSFLPGTQESPLRVNSGIPGANFNPNANPSAWPALVQDGTTGVGAATTEAVPSSITTSFSASTTHTHPLSSVNQASYQHQLHEMPASDGEHLHGDWGGLGPELGEGPNQGGRDLVDSGVVGGSEHLSASSSSSTTSSSSWRALPPPSNLNTGASKTDGWDRVGGDTAQEEEKAGLAGDEEWVRGNDVSSNTPVVSQGAWDGATEEGWGGTQGSTDVVSGSSNPAIGSSGGGESSSSSGGSSGGGGGGGGGGGISQDSASPTFATMTTAWDNQKGVDAVGEWAGQGGRGSGDPSSSSGGGSRAGSHNRNHEHSRHRSSNPPPNPEVALQSMLSRSDLDPRVLSNTGWGQIQVQQNVAWDLDTGAASQNEGSSSPAFPSQAVSSTGRASTYPASNSTMTTDPSAGAHMPTMITGPGPVPSKGGWDDESNCAPPSNMRNSAPSRMPVKDIDGSQGKTSGAWGDVSTSESHGKGWGSEEQEGRDRRGGGGSNWKDFGEQGGGRESGWGGGQEEKGTAGGWKEMGREGGGWGQRGGGNWAQREPKTVSGGWGEGRGRGEGNTDKGSWGNIDEGGPQRSWGSGGDMGGKPHQDWCMKPHSPQIPNSQAATLKAPNQQLHQSQTQQPPGGLGRSGGPPTQNQNSGWTSGPIPQIPVGPAEAPEPSGWEEPSPQSISRKMEIDDGTSAWGDPTCYNSKNVNLWDKNSAPSGQPPPLQGQTQQGPPTSVQQPPPRRQPAIPANRDSNPGNAPGMGPGMWGGGGNLVGQSVDNGTASWGQTSDAPSGWGDPDNSSKTAGWGNPSSKSGSKSVQESWGKGEGPVPASRHSSWDEDEDVGGVWNSTGSQTSSNYNSGGWGQGPGGKRGNIKGGGGENWMNPMTRQFQNMGLMGEDLSLDKKLEGDKRGMNDYSCEMRRGGRGGGGYRMPSSKDMGPGDMGPYSDKMGGHGLFGGSGGMPPSRGMRQPGMHPMNPSQGLRGQVPHQFLSAQVPGPMLKQIHSPGSSVGGVGVGGGVFPPQLSPQQLAVLSNIYPHVQQFHLACQLLLQQQQQQQLLQNQRKLPQPIRQQTDPQQLARIMAILQQQRQQQQQGVVGGGSGSSKLSPSLGGAPKQPMADSMPHPGMGGPLSDLHAKTQAMYSGLAPGGNLSGLELGSMVGGVKDGGGQQSRFKWMMEGHSPAPSPPDTAHHKNGPLPMPMKVREGSPYSQYELLGVDGLGMTPQGPSDNWHRIPGSKMGTMTGTSSWPPEFQPGVPWKGIQSADPESDPYMTPGSVLGSHGPSSLSDSDHQLLRDNTGPNPSLNTLLPSPGAWPYSASDNPLGNAQSTAKYSDYKPSWPPEPIGHNKPWKTSRISSQLPRPPPGLTSQKLASTSLWGSGAPRLTRGWGEGGGSQDSRFGTGSAWNDGVASRGSCWLLLSNLTPQIDGSTLRTICMQHGPLLTFHLGLTQGSALIRYSTRQEAAKAQGALHMCVLGNTTILAEFVSEEEVARYFAHSQVGGAEGASPGAGAAQGSSGTHTVVGNSGGGSPGNERAGNNLGGNSGGGGVLGSVGPSSSGWQSLDGTGSSPEATSAQGPGLGIFAQWSANGAGKGVGGGVGRVEAGRSGLWGGVTPGYSSSSLWGAPQMEDRHQMSSPAALLPGDLLGGGTDSI